Proteins found in one Apostichopus japonicus isolate 1M-3 chromosome 16, ASM3797524v1, whole genome shotgun sequence genomic segment:
- the LOC139983010 gene encoding uncharacterized protein, with the protein MSAKGISFEATTSSDMEAADVGHAEMDEIPVCTLESATDNATGATVGKSSSERSETGDLSEVGNAGGILTSNKVDYDESEVVQTHLDVLNEKVLKDLFCDVCLPENKHEALLKPQQRGIEIRLEEYYAVFYDKEFYIGRLLEKDGEEYLFKFLHRVRSASKMYDWPIRSDSEVLGKFVIDGPLTLVGSGPFSVQEIENVEKAYAEMKAITQAEL; encoded by the exons ATGTCTGCTAAAGGGATTTCATTTGAAGCAACTACTAGCAGTGATATGGAAGCTGCAGATGTAGGTCACGCTGAGATGGATGAGATTCCGGTCTGTACACTTGAGAGTGCAACTGATAATGCAACTGGAGCAACTGTGGGTAAATCATCATCTGAAAGATCTGAGACAGGGGACTTATCTGAAGTGGGTAATGCAGGTGGCATACTAACTTCCAACAAAGTGG ATTATGATGAATCTGAAGTTGTCCAGACACACTTGGATGTGTTGAATGAAAAGGTCTTAAAAGATCTCTTCTGTGATGTCTGCCTACCAGAGAACAAGCATGAGGCATTACTAAAACCACAGCAAAGAGGGATTGAAATTCGCCTTGAAGAGTATTATGCTGTCTTCTATGACAAGGAATTCTATATTGGACGATTGCTTGAGAAAGATGGGGAGGAATATCTGTTTAAGTTTCTCCATAGAGTTCGCAGTGCATCTAAGATGTATGATTGGCCTATAAGGTCAGATTCTGAGGTTTTAGGCAAATTCGTTATCGATGGACCCCTTACATTGGTGGGCAGTGGACCATTTTCTGTgcaagaaattgaaaatgtgGAGAAAGCATATGCTGAAATGAAAGCAATAACACAAGCTGAGCTGTAA